TCATGCAGCTCCGCGGGGAACCGCCAGCTGGTGAGCACGCCGGAGGCGAACGCACGGGCGCGTGGAGCCGCTTCGATGCCGCCGAGGAGTTCCAGTGCGGCGTTGCGGAAGAGGTCGCTGTCGGGGCCCGTACGGGCGGGGTGCTGGAGGACGAGGACCGCGACGTCGTCGTCGTGGTCCGCGGTGACGCCCGCGGAGCGGACCAGGCGGTCGCAGACGACCTGGGGTGTCCCGGTCGCGCCGGACAGGGCACGTTCCAGGGAGGCGATGCCCTCGTCCAGGTCCTCGTCCCGACGTTCGACCAGACCGTCCGTGTAGAGGACGGCCGTGGAGCCGGGGCCGAGCGGGATCGAGCCCGACGCGTGCATCCAGCCGCCGGTGCCCAGCGGGGGGCCCGTCGGTTCGTCGGCGCGCAGTACCGCCCCGCTCTCGTCGCGGACGAGGATCGGGAGGTGGCCGGCGCTGGCGTACACCAGTCGGCCCTCGTTGGGGTCGTGGATGGCGTAGACGCACGTGGCGATCTGGTTGGCGTCGATCTCCGCGGCGAGGCCGTCGAGGAGCTGGAGGATCTCGTGCGGGGGCAGGTCGAGGCGGGCGTAGGCCCTGACCGCCGTACGCAATTGGCCCATGACCGCTGCCGCGCGGACTCCTCTGCCCATGACGTCGCCGATGACCAGGGCCGTGCGGCCGCCGCCGAGGGTGATGACGTCGTACCAGTCGCCGCCGACCGCGGCCTCGGTGCCGCCTGGCTGGTAGGTGGCGGCGATGCGGAGGTCGTCGGGTTCCTCCAGGACCTGGGGAAGCAGGGAGCGCTGGAGGGTCACGGCCGTCTCGCGCTGGCGGCGTTCGCTGGCTCTGAGGCGTTCCGCGGCCTCGGCGTGGTCGGTGACGTCGGTCGCGAAGACGAGGACGCCGCCGGTGTCGCCCTCCGTCACCGGGGTGCAGGTGAAGGTGTAGGAGTGGCCGTCGGGGGCCTTGCGGGACTTGACCGTGCGTGCCTTGCCGCTGCGCAGGACCTGGTCGAGGAGGGGGAGGAGGCCGATCTCGTCGAGCTCCGGGAGGGCTTCGCGGGCGGGGGCGCCGGGTTCTCGTACGCCGAAGGCCGTCACATAGGCGTCGTTGACGTAGGCGAGGCGGTGGTCGGTGCCGTGGACCAGGGCGACGAGGGCCGGGACGCGGTCGAGTACCTCGCGCACGGGGAGTTCGTCGACGGCGGGCACGTGCGGTGCTTCGTCGGTGAGTTGTTCGGCGCGGGCAGCGGGTACGGCGCCCTCCCCGAGTCGGTCGGGGGTGACCGGGTGGTCGGTCCGCGCTGCGGCGCGGCGCTGTGTTCCGGGGAGCCGGGCGCTCCAGCGCGTGAAGTTCACGAATCCTTGCCTCGTGTCGTCGTCTTCGGCCGGCTCCGGACCCGGCCTGGGTCCTCGTGGTGCGGAGAGCGGGCGTCCACCCGTCCTGGGTCGGGGATCAGTGTGGCAGTGTGGCCGACCGGGTCGACATCCGTCAGACGCCTACCTTGCCGATGGAGTTCCTGGGTCCGGTCAGGACGACCCCTTCGGGTCGTTCGTGGGGTCCTGAGGAGGCTTTCCACCGGCCGCGAGTTCGAACTCCGCTCGGGGATGTTCCAGGGAGCCCAGCGAGACGATCTCCCTTTTGAAGAGCCCGGACAGCGTCCATTCGGCCAGGACGCGGGCCTTGCGGTTGAAGGTGGGCACCCGGCTGAGGTGGTAGACGCGGTGCATGAACCAGGCAGGGTAGCCCTTCAGCTTGCGTCCGTAGACGTGTGCGACACCTTTGTGGAGGCCCAGGGAGGCCACCGAGCCGACGTACTTGTGGGAGTACGTCTCCAGTTCCTCGCCCCGTAGCGCGTGCGCGATGTTGTCGCCGAGGACCTTGGCCTGGCGTACCGCGTGCTGGGCGTTGGGGGCGGTCTCCCTGCCGGGTTCGGCGGCCGTCACATCGGGGACGGCGGCGGCGTCTCCGGCCGCCCACGCGTGCGTGGCGCCCTCGACGGTGAGCTGGGGGGTGCATTTCAGCCGACCTCGGTCCGTGAGCGGGAGGTCGCTGGCGGCGAGGATCGGGTGGGGTTTGACGCCGGCGGTCCACACGACCGTACGGGTCGGGAAGCGGGAGCCGTCGCTGAGGACGGCCACGCGGTCGGCGCAGGATTCGAGGCGGGTGCCCAGGCGTACGTCGATGTTGCGGCGGCGCAGTTCGGTGACGGTGTAGCTGCCCATCTCCTCGCCGACCTCGGGGAGGATGCGGTCGGAGGCCTCCACGAGGATCCACTTCATGTCCTCGGGCTGGACGTTGTGGTAGTACCGCGCGGTGTAGCGGGCCATGTCCTCGAGTTCGCCGAGCGCCTCCACGCCCGCGTAGCCGCCGCCGACGAAGACGAAGGTGAGGGCCGCGTCGCGGATCGCGGGGTCGCGGGTGGAGGAGGCGATGTCCATCTGCTCGATGACGTGGTTGCGCAGTCCGATGGCCTCCTCGACGGTCTTGAAGCCGATGGCGTGGTCGGCGAGGCCGGGGACGGGCAGGGTGCGGGAGATCGAGCCGGGCGCGAGGACGAGTTCGTCGTACGTCAGCTGCCGGGCGCCGGTCCCCTCTTCCTCGGTGGCGAGGGTGGTCACGGTCGCGGTGCGTTTGGCGTGGTCGATGGCGGTGGCCTCGCCGATGACGACATGGCACTGGTCCAGGACGCGGCGCAGGGGGACGACCACGTGGCGGGGGGAGATGGAGCCGGCGGCCGCCTCCGGAAGGAACGGCTGATAGGTCATGTACGGGTCGGGGGTGACGACCGTGATCTCGACGTCGCCGCGCCTCAGTTCCTGTTTCAGCCTCCGCTGAAGACGCAGGGCTGTGTACATCCCGACGTAGCCGCCACCGACAACGAGAATGCGCGCACGTTCCTTCACCACCCCATGACGCACCCGACGCTTGAGTTTGTCCACAGCCCCGGCAATTTGTGTGACCGCGCGTTTCGCGCGAGCGGGGTTGGCCGAATCGGCGGCGTGCGGGGAAGATTTGCAGGTCAGCGGGTGTGCGCCGGGGGTGTTGAGGGGGTGCAATCGGGACGTATACGACCCGTACTCCGATCGGGGGGCGCTCCGTGCGGAACCTGCCCCTTCTGAATTGACCCCCTCTCAACTATGTTCGTGTGTCGACGGGGTGTAGGGGGATGCACTCATCGGATCCGCGACGGGCGGTCCGTGAAGCGGTTTGTTCCCCATAGCGCTCCGGCTTTCAGTGGCGGGGAAAGTCTCCGGGGGGAGACGTCATTACCGGGGGATCGCTTATGCATGTTCAGGACTCTCATTGGTCTTCCGCGTCTGCCATCGGACCAGGTGGCGGAGCGATGAGCGCGGCGGTGGGGAACGGACGCGACGGTTCGCGTTCGACGCCGCTGCGCGTGGACGCACAGCGCAATCTGGAGCACGTACTGCGTGCGGCGCGCGAGGTCTTCGGCGAGCTGGGGTACGGCGCGCCGATGGAGGATGTGGCGCGACGCGCGCGGGTCGGTGTCGGCACGGTGTACCGGCGCTTCCCGAGCAAGGACGTCCTGGTGCGCCGGATAGCCGAGGAGGAGACCTCCCGGCTGACGGACCAGGCGCGTACGGCGCTCGGTCAGGAGGACGAGCCGTGGTCGGCGCTGTCGCGCTTCCTGCGGACGTCGGTGGCCTCGGGTGCCGGGCGGCTGCTGCCGCCGCAGGTGCTGCGGGTCGGGGTGGCCGACGAGCACGAGGACGGTGCCGGGTACGACGAGGCGCGGGTGCCGCAGCAGCGGACGCAGCCGGGCTCGGGTGAGTTGCGGCTGGTGTCGGAGAACTCGGGGAACGGGGTCGAGGACGACTCCGGGGCGGCGGCGCTGCTCGACGTGGTGGGCCAGCTCGTGGAGCGGGCGCGGACGGCGGGTGAGCTGCGGGCCGATGTGTCGGTGTCGGACGTGCTGCTGGTGATCGCGACGGCGGCGCCCTCGCTGCCGGATGCGGCGCAGCAGGCGGCGGCCTCGGCGCGGCTGCTGGACATCCTGCTGGAGGGTCTGCGGTCGAGGCCGTAGTAAAGGCCGCTTGACGCGGTGCCTCGATCAGGTGACGACGAGGTGTGGGTGCTGCGCCGCCCGCGCCTCGTTCGCATGCCCGGATTTCCCGGCATGTCCCCAACTCTCGCTCATGACACGAGAGTTGAGCCTTCCCCGGATGGGTGACGGCTAGTACTGCGGTGCGGCAAAACCCCACGGACGAGTGGAAGCCCCGCACAGCCGGGTTCTGACCAAAAGCCAATATGGCACGCTGACCCGGTGTTCGTGACTGGTGGGCAGGCGGCGGGGGCTTTCCGCGATGGGCGTTGACGGGCGGGACGAGTCACAGGGCGAGGGGGACGCGGAGGCCGGTGGCCTGGCGTCGCCCCAGGTGCCGAGCCAGGGGGGCCGGGCGGGCCGCCCGCCGGTCGGCGCAGACCCGATGGAGGGCAGCGTCCCGACCCAGCGCGACCGCCGCGAGGACGGCGTCCTGCCGCCGCCGATCGAGCTGCCGCCCGGTGACGCCGACCTGATCGGCCGGATGCGCGCGGGCGACGACACCGCCTACGAGGAGCTGTACCGGCGCCATGCGGACGCGGTCCGCCGGTACGCCCGCACCTGCTGTCGTGACGCCCACACCGCGGACGACCTCACCGCCGAGGTCTTCGCCCGCATGCTCCAGGCGGTGCGCGGCGGCTCCGGCCCCGAGTACGCCGTACGCGCGTACCTGCTGACGACGGTCCGGCGGGTCGCCGCGAACTGGACGAAGTCAGCCAAGCGGGAGCAACTGGTCGACGACTTCGCGGTGTTCGCCGCACAGTCCACGCGCGTGACCGATGTCTCCGACGACGACACGCTGGACCTGGGCGCCGATGTGCGCGCCATGCACGTGGCCGAGCAGTCCATGGCCATGCAGGCCTTCCGGTCGCTGCCCGAGCGCTGGCAGGCCGTGCTGTGGCACACCGAGGTCGAGGACGAGTCGCCGAGCGATGTCGCCACCCTCTTCGGGCTCGACGCCAACGGCACGCGTGTGCTCGCCAGCCGCGCCCGCGAGGGCCTCAAGCAGGCCTATCTCCAGGCCCACGTCAGTGCCGCCCTCGCCGACGACGAGGAGTGCGCCCGCTACGCCGACCAGCTCGGCACCTATGCCCGCGGCCGGCTGCGCACCCGTGCCGAACGCGGGTTGCGCAAGCACCTGGAGGAGTGCGCCAAGTGCCGCCTCGCGGCCAGCCAGATCGCCGAGGTCGCGAGCAGCATCCCCGCCGTCGTGCCGGTCGCGGTCATCGGCTGGTTCGGTACCGCCGGGTACGCCAAGGTCGCCGCGCTCATCGCCGGTGGCACGGGAGCGGGCGCGGCGGGTGTCGCGGGCGCGGCGGTGGCGAGCGGCGGCTCGTCGGGCGGCGCGGGCGCGGCAGGCGGTGCGGCGGCCTCGGAGGGCGTGGGCATGCCGGTGAAGGTCGGTATCGCCGCCGGTGCGCTGGTCGCGGCGGGTGTCGTGGTGGCGCTCGCCCTGTCCGGCAACGACACCCCGGCCGACGACAAACCCGTGGCCCAGCCCCCCGCGACCGCACCGGTGGTCAAGCCCGCCGAGAACATCCCCGAGCCGCCGAAGAAGGAGCCCGCGCCCGCGCCGCCGGTCATCGCGCTCGAGCCGACGCCGACGCCCACCCCCACACCGGCCCCCAAGCCCAGCCCGACCCCCACACCGGCGCCGAAGCCCACCCCGACGCCGAAGCCGAAGCCGACCCCCAAGCCCACCCCCACCCCCACACCGACGCCGCCTCCCCCGCCCGCGCCGGCCGTCTACCAGTGGAGCGAGCTGGCGTACGACATCAACGGCGACGGCACCCAGCCGGAGATGCGTATCTCCGAGAGCAGCTGGGTGTGGCAGCGGTGGGGTGTCTCGGTCGGCGGCACGCGGTACGAGCACGGCGTCACCGTGCACGGCCGGTCCTCCGTCACCATCGACCTCAACCGGGAGTGCGCCTCCTACGATGCGACGGTCGGCGTGGACGACATGGCGCTGGGGCTCGGCAAGGTCTACTTCTCCGTCTACGCGGACGGGGTCCAGCTGTGGAAGTCCGGGCTGGTCGAGGGCGGGGACGCGGCGGTGCCGGTCCATGTGAACCTCGCCGGACGCGAGACCGTACGGCTGGTGGTGGAGCCGCACAGCTCCTTCGACGACCTGGCGCTCGCCGACTGGGCGGAGTCGAAGTTCAGGTGTGCGTAGCGCCGGGCGGACTCGGTGCCGGGCGGATGCGCGGGGCTTCGCCTCATGACGCCGCCGTGTCCGCGGAGTGGGTGCGCAGGGCCTCGTCGACTTCGCCGAGCACGTCGTCCGGGGCGAGCGCCGAGCCCTTGGCGCACTCCGCCGTGTAGCGCTCGTCGCCGAGGGCCGCGCGGGCGTCGGCCTCGGCCCGTTCCGCAACCGTGCCCTCCGGCATGGGGCGCGGGAGCCCGTCGCGCCAGCGGGTGGCCGCGGCGAGCAGGCGGGCGGCGCGTGCATGGTCACCGAGGCGGGACATCAGGTCCGCCGTGCCGTCGGCGAGCGCCGCCTTCATCGCGTCGGAGCAGCGCGTCTCGACCGCCGTCCGCAGCGCTTCGGCCAGTTTGGGCAGAGCGGTCCCTGGGCCGGACACGGCCGCCGACACCATGGCGTCGACTGACAGCAGCATGACCCTGAACTGCGGTGGCGGAGTCGCCCGCCCGACGGCGTCGCGCGCCTCTTCGTACAGGTCGCGAGCGCGGTCGATGTCCTTGTCGTCCAGCGCCATCAGGGCCAGCTGGAGCAGCACGAACGCCCGGGAGTCCGCCACGGCGTACCGCTCGGCGGCGGCGCTCGCCTCGTCCAGGGTGGCCAGTGCCGTCGTACGGTCGCCCGCGCGGTAGGCGATCTCGGCGAGCCGGGCGAGGAGGAACGGCGTTTCGGTGTGGGCCCCCACCTCGTGGGCGAGCCGCAGGGCCTCCTCGTACTCCCCCTTGGCCTCCTCGAAGCGGCCCCGCGCCATGGCCGCCTCACCCGCGGCGCTGCACACCTGGGCCCGCAGCCAGCGGTCGCCGACCCGCCGGCTCAGCACCCTCAGCTCCGCCAGGTCGCTGTCGATGCCGGGCATGCCGCCCGGGGAGTCGACGACCATGTGCGCGCGGAACATCAGGATGACACCGGTCTCCCAGTCGCCGCCGTGGGCACGGCAGTTGGCGACCGCCCTGTCCAGGACGGGCCGGGCGTCCTCCCTCGGGGCGGGAGGGAGGAAGACCGTCACCGGCCAGGCGAGGCCGGGGAGACGGGCCGCGTGAGGGCCGCCGCTCCCGAAGTGGTCCCGGATGCGTGCCACGTACCCGTGCATCCGCTCGTCCAGCCCGTCCAGGGGCGGTTCGACCTCGGCCATGAGAAAGAGATGCAGCATCCGGAGGTCCATCCGCAGGGCGTGCAGCGGGTGGTGCCTCTCGCCGTCCGGGTCGGCCAGGAAGGTGTCGACGGGGTCCAGGGACGTCATCAGGGAGCACGCCGCGTCCTGCTCCGCCGGGAGCGTGCTCCCGGCGGCGTCGAGGGCCGCGCCCAGCCGCAGCACCTGGCCGGTCCAGTCCGCGCCCTCCCTGCGGTAGTTCCGCAGCCACCAGAACCAGGTCATCGCGACGGCCAGGGCACCGGCCTCCGCCTCGTCGCCTGCCTCGACCGCGCGGTGGAGGGCCGCGCGGATGTTGTCCAGCTCCGTCTCCAGGCGGGAGATCCACGGGAGCTGGCCGGCGGAACGCAGCTCGGGCTCGGCCTCCTCGACGAGGGCGCGCACCCACGCTCGGTGCCTGCGCAGGGCGTCGGCGCGCGCCTGAGGGGCCTCGGCCGCGCGTTCGACCGCGTACTCGTGGATCGTCTCCAGCATGCGGTAGCGCATGGCGTCACCGGTCCGCTCGCACGGGGCGGCGACGATCAGGGACTTGTCGACGAGCGCCCCGATCAGCTCGGCGGCGGGGCCGGTGCACACGGCCTCCGCGGCGGCGAGGTCCCAGCCGCCCGCGAACACGGACGCCTCGCGCAGCACCGTCCGCTCCCGCTCGTCGAGCAGGTCCCACGACCAGTCGACGACCGCGCGCAGGGTCTGCTGGCGGGGCAGGACCGTGCGGCTTCCCGAGGTGAGGAGGCGGAAGCGGTCGTCGAGGCGGTCCGCGATCTGGCGGGGGGTGAGCAGCCGCAGCCTTGCCGCGGCCAGTTCGATGGCGAGCGGCAGTCCGTCGAGGCGGCGGCAGATCTCGGTGACGGCCTCGGTGTCGCGGAGGACGGCGTCCGCGTCGGGGCGGACCGCCGTCGCGCGCTCGGTGAAGAGGCGGTGCGCCTGGGCGGGGAGGAGGGGCTCGACCGGGCGCACGGACTCGCCGGGGACGCCCAGGGGTTCACGGCTGGTGGCGAGGATCGTGAGCCCGGGGCAGCGGGTCAGCAGGGTCTCGGCGAGGTGGGCCGCCGCTTCGATGACATGTTCGCAGTTGTCAAGGATCAGGAGTTGGCTGCGCGGGGCGCAGTACTCGACGAGCAGGGCGAGCGGGTCGTCCTGCCGGTCCGTCAGCTCGGTGGTGATCAGCTTGGTCTCGCGCAGACCGAGCGCGCTGACCACCGCCCCTGGCACCGCCTCCGGCCGGTCGAGCGGCGCCAGCTCGACGAGCCACGCCTCGGGGCGCCCGGCGGCGGCCTCCTCGGCGAGACGGGTCTTTCCGGAGCCGCCCGGTCCGGTGAGGGTGACGAGGCGGGCCCTGTGCAATTCGGAACGGATGGCGTCGAGTTCGGGTTCCCGGCCCACGAAAGAGGTAAGGCGCGGACGGAGGTTGCCGCGACGGGTGGCGGGCGCCGGGGTGTGGGGGCTCACGGGATCCGGGTGGGCCGGTGTCGGAGGGAGAGCGGGTGCCGGGGTGAGCAGTTCGGCGTGCAGGGCGCGGAGTTCCGGGCCGGGGTCGGTGCCGAGGCCCTCGGACAGGGTGCGGCGGGCCGACTCGTACGCGGCGAGTGCGTCGGCGTTGCGGCCGGTGTCGCGCAGGGCGCGGATGAGGAGGGCGTGCAGCGGCTCGTCGTACGGGTGCGCGGTGGTCAGTTCCGTCAGTTCCGGTACGGCGTCCTGGGCTCGGCCGAGTCTCAGGGCCGCGTCGGCCCGGGCGCGCAGCGCTTCCAGGCGGCGGGTCTCCGGGCGGGTCGCGGGGGTGCGGTCGGGGAGGTCGGCGAGGGCGGGGCCGCGCCACAGGGTGAGGGCCTCGTCCAGGGCGTGGGCGGCGGCTCGGGGGTCGTCCCGGTGGAGGGCCGCGGTGCCCTGGCGGGTGAGCCGTTCGAAGACGAAGAGGTCTACGTCGTCGTGGGTCGCGGTGAGGCGGTAGCCGCCGGGGGCGGAGGTGATCGTGTCCTTGCCGAGGGTGCGGCGGAGGCGGCCGACGAGGGCGTGGAGGGCGGCCGGGGCGTCCTGGGGTGGGGAGTCGGCCCAGATATCGGCGATCAGGGTGTCGGGGGTGGTGACGGTTCCTGGGCGGAGGGCGAGGGCGGTGAGCAGGGCGCGTAGGCGGGGGCCGCCGAGGGGTACGACGGTGCCGTGGTCGTCCTCGGCCTGGGTGACGCCCAGGATTCTGTACCGCACCGGGTCATTGTCGCCGGGGTGACTGTGGGGGGCACAGGTTTTCGGGACCTGGGCGTGGGTGGGTGCGGGGTGGTGGGGGTGCGCGCCGGGCTTTTCTCGCCCCCGCCGCCCCTACCCGTCCCGTCCCTGGGGGCTGCGCCCCCAGACCCCCGCCGTCGGCCCTGAAGGGGCCTCGTCCTCAAACGCCGGACGGGCTGAGTTGGCCTTGGCCTCGGGCCCCGGACTGGCTGTAGAGCACAGACCGGCATCGTGAGGCGAAGCCCCCAGCGGGTGGGTGGGGGTTTGGGGCGGTGCGGCTTCGGCCTCGGACGTCGGACGTCGGGTCGGTCACGAGCGGCTCGTCCCTAGCCTCTCCTCGCCGTCGCTCCCGCCCCCAGTGCCCCCCGCTGGGGTGTGATCCCCGCCGGTACCGCGCGGGCGCGTGCCGGAGTTCCTGTCCAGCAGGTTCCGCGGCGGGCCAGCAAGCGGCGGAGCCAGAGTTCCAGGGAGACCAGGTCGGCGAGGCCGTCGAGGGGGAGGGGTTCGCCCTCCGCTGCCGCGCGGAGCGCCTTGCGGACGACCCTTGCCTCCACCAGGCCCGCCTCGGCGAGCAGGGGTGTGCCGAACAGGGACATCAGGGAGTCCGCCGCCACCCGCAGGCCGGTGCGGGCCGCCACCGCCGCCGAGGCGTGGGACGGTGCGCCCCAGCCGGGCGGGAGGTCGGTGATGCCCGCGCCCTGGAGGACCGTGCGCAGGATCGCGGCCCGTGCGCCCGGTTGGACCCGCAGCGCCTCCGGGAGGGCCCGGCAGGCTCGGACGACCTGGTTGTCGAGGAACGGGGCGTGCAGGCGTTGGAAGCGGATCTCGGCGGCCTGCTCCAGGATGCGCACATCGGCGGCGGTCCTCGCCAGTGCCGCACGCGCGCGGTAGTCGCCGGGGCGCTGGCCCGGGCCGACCCCGGAGCGGCTCGTCGCACCCTGCAGGCGAACCGATACTTCAGCCAGCGCCTCCCCCGTCAGCCAGCGCGCCGCGGGGCCGGGTCTGGCCCAGGACAGGGCGGCCAGTGACGCCCCCACGGCACCTCCGGGCTCGTCGAACCGGCGGTCCATCAGCCGGTCGGCGAGGACCTCCAGGCCCGTCCGGTACGGCGTACGGGCGAGGCGGCGTGCCGCCCCGTACACGCGCGCGGGGACCATCACCGAGCCGTCCGCCTTCGCCAGCGCCGCCACCGGGCGGACCAGATGCCGTCGCTTGCGGTCCATCAGGAGGTCGGCCAGGCGGGCCGGGTGTGCGTCCAGGACCTGGCGGGCGCCGTATCCCGTGAAGTGGTCCGCGCTGCCCGACGCCAGGCGCGCACGGTGGCGGGCCGCCGTCACCAGGGAGGGGCCCGGCTCGTCCGTCAGCGGGCCGTCCAGGTCGGCGTACGGCAGTGTCTCCTCGCCGCCGGCCACCACCACGTGGTGCAGCCGCGGGTTGGCCGCCAGTGAGCCCGCCCGCTCCACCTCGGCCTCCCGCCCGCGCACCACCAGGTCGTTGAAGGTGACCGCCAGCAGTCGCTCGCCCGCGCCCGTGCCGTGCCCCAGCACCGTCCCCGGCATGCCCGGCAGGCCGGCGGCCAGCAGCGCCAGCGTGCCCGACGCCGGGCCGCCCGACAGGTCCGCCCCGATTCCCGGGACCGGCATCCCGCGCGCGGCACGGCGTTCGGCGGGGCCCATCCCCGGGACCGGGCCCGGGTCTATGTCGGCGCCGGGCACGTGGCGGGGCGCCGACAGACGCGCGCGTACCGCCTCCACCAGCGCGTCCCGCACCGCGTCCACCGCGCTGTCCGGGTCGGCGGAGGGTGCCGCCACCGCGAGGGAGGCGACCGCCTCGTACCCCGCGATCTCACGCGCCCCGTTGCGCAGGATCAGCGCGTGCCCCGGCGGAATGCGCCGTACGCCGTCGTACGGAGTGGAGTCGTGCAGCGCGGCCGGGACGTCGGGGGCCGCGAGGAGGGCCGCGAGATGTCCGAAGTCGAGGTTGGCCTCGATGAGGTCGGCCAGCGGGAGGGCCGCCGTCGCGTAGGCGGTGCCGCCGGCCCAGGGGGTGTAGAACACCGGGCGGGCGCCCGCGAGATCGCCGCTGACGGTGATCCGGCGGCCCACCTGGACGACGGCCGTGTAACTGCCGGACCAGGCCGTCAGATGCCGCAGGGCGCCTCCGCGCGCGGCGAAGAGACCGACCCGCAGTTGTTCGTCCGTCGCCCCGCAGGTACCGAGGACGGCGATTCGATTCTGCGCGTCGGCCTTCACCACCCGCACCTCGTCGGGACGCCAGTCCCCGACCGCCCACAGCGGATCAGGGTCGCCCCACAGCAAGTGGGAACCCACCGGATGCACGGTCTCGCCGTCGCCTCCGGTCGCCCCCGCGGAGCCGATCACGGCTGCTCCCGCTGCGGTGCTGCTCCACCCCACCAACCACCGCATGGACGCCTCCACAGACTGTGGACAACCAGTGCACCGTACGAACCGGTTCCCCATGCTGCCATGAAGGAGGCGCACCGGAGAGGCGGCGGAGCCGCTTGGGCTCCGTCGAATGCGCCCCCGCACACCTGCACGTGAGGAAGCGAACGCTCTTACGGGACACGGCGAGTGCGGCGCGAATGCGCCCCCGATACGCTCCCCCAAGACGCCCTTCGCGCCGTCAATTTCCATGGTAGGAGCGGTAATTGCCCTGGAGATACGGGGTCTGTTTTCAGCCAACTTGGCGGAGCGGGGACAGGCTCGCGCACGCTCCGTACAGGCTCTGCGCACCGCATCGGTAACGCGCAGTCCGGGGAACGGAGTTCGCCCCCCGGACCGTTCCGCCACCCGCGGGGATGGAGGTGGCGGAATCCCCCAGCCCACTGGATCCAGTACAGCGGGCCGACCCACGCACGATCCATGCAACCGCTCCCCCGATGGCCGGAGAAGAGCGCACGCACGGGCGCACGGCCACACAAGCGGGGGCACGCCGCGACGGTGCGTAAGGGGGCCGTACGTGCGTACGGACCACAATCCCGCCATCCGGAACAATGCCTCTTAAC
Above is a window of Streptomyces sp. NBC_00490 DNA encoding:
- a CDS encoding sigma-70 family RNA polymerase sigma factor, which translates into the protein MGVDGRDESQGEGDAEAGGLASPQVPSQGGRAGRPPVGADPMEGSVPTQRDRREDGVLPPPIELPPGDADLIGRMRAGDDTAYEELYRRHADAVRRYARTCCRDAHTADDLTAEVFARMLQAVRGGSGPEYAVRAYLLTTVRRVAANWTKSAKREQLVDDFAVFAAQSTRVTDVSDDDTLDLGADVRAMHVAEQSMAMQAFRSLPERWQAVLWHTEVEDESPSDVATLFGLDANGTRVLASRAREGLKQAYLQAHVSAALADDEECARYADQLGTYARGRLRTRAERGLRKHLEECAKCRLAASQIAEVASSIPAVVPVAVIGWFGTAGYAKVAALIAGGTGAGAAGVAGAAVASGGSSGGAGAAGGAAASEGVGMPVKVGIAAGALVAAGVVVALALSGNDTPADDKPVAQPPATAPVVKPAENIPEPPKKEPAPAPPVIALEPTPTPTPTPAPKPSPTPTPAPKPTPTPKPKPTPKPTPTPTPTPPPPPAPAVYQWSELAYDINGDGTQPEMRISESSWVWQRWGVSVGGTRYEHGVTVHGRSSVTIDLNRECASYDATVGVDDMALGLGKVYFSVYADGVQLWKSGLVEGGDAAVPVHVNLAGRETVRLVVEPHSSFDDLALADWAESKFRCA
- a CDS encoding NAD(P)/FAD-dependent oxidoreductase is translated as MVKERARILVVGGGYVGMYTALRLQRRLKQELRRGDVEITVVTPDPYMTYQPFLPEAAAGSISPRHVVVPLRRVLDQCHVVIGEATAIDHAKRTATVTTLATEEEGTGARQLTYDELVLAPGSISRTLPVPGLADHAIGFKTVEEAIGLRNHVIEQMDIASSTRDPAIRDAALTFVFVGGGYAGVEALGELEDMARYTARYYHNVQPEDMKWILVEASDRILPEVGEEMGSYTVTELRRRNIDVRLGTRLESCADRVAVLSDGSRFPTRTVVWTAGVKPHPILAASDLPLTDRGRLKCTPQLTVEGATHAWAAGDAAAVPDVTAAEPGRETAPNAQHAVRQAKVLGDNIAHALRGEELETYSHKYVGSVASLGLHKGVAHVYGRKLKGYPAWFMHRVYHLSRVPTFNRKARVLAEWTLSGLFKREIVSLGSLEHPRAEFELAAGGKPPQDPTNDPKGSS
- a CDS encoding TetR/AcrR family transcriptional regulator, giving the protein MHVQDSHWSSASAIGPGGGAMSAAVGNGRDGSRSTPLRVDAQRNLEHVLRAAREVFGELGYGAPMEDVARRARVGVGTVYRRFPSKDVLVRRIAEEETSRLTDQARTALGQEDEPWSALSRFLRTSVASGAGRLLPPQVLRVGVADEHEDGAGYDEARVPQQRTQPGSGELRLVSENSGNGVEDDSGAAALLDVVGQLVERARTAGELRADVSVSDVLLVIATAAPSLPDAAQQAAASARLLDILLEGLRSRP
- a CDS encoding ATP-binding protein is translated as MRYRILGVTQAEDDHGTVVPLGGPRLRALLTALALRPGTVTTPDTLIADIWADSPPQDAPAALHALVGRLRRTLGKDTITSAPGGYRLTATHDDVDLFVFERLTRQGTAALHRDDPRAAAHALDEALTLWRGPALADLPDRTPATRPETRRLEALRARADAALRLGRAQDAVPELTELTTAHPYDEPLHALLIRALRDTGRNADALAAYESARRTLSEGLGTDPGPELRALHAELLTPAPALPPTPAHPDPVSPHTPAPATRRGNLRPRLTSFVGREPELDAIRSELHRARLVTLTGPGGSGKTRLAEEAAAGRPEAWLVELAPLDRPEAVPGAVVSALGLRETKLITTELTDRQDDPLALLVEYCAPRSQLLILDNCEHVIEAAAHLAETLLTRCPGLTILATSREPLGVPGESVRPVEPLLPAQAHRLFTERATAVRPDADAVLRDTEAVTEICRRLDGLPLAIELAAARLRLLTPRQIADRLDDRFRLLTSGSRTVLPRQQTLRAVVDWSWDLLDERERTVLREASVFAGGWDLAAAEAVCTGPAAELIGALVDKSLIVAAPCERTGDAMRYRMLETIHEYAVERAAEAPQARADALRRHRAWVRALVEEAEPELRSAGQLPWISRLETELDNIRAALHRAVEAGDEAEAGALAVAMTWFWWLRNYRREGADWTGQVLRLGAALDAAGSTLPAEQDAACSLMTSLDPVDTFLADPDGERHHPLHALRMDLRMLHLFLMAEVEPPLDGLDERMHGYVARIRDHFGSGGPHAARLPGLAWPVTVFLPPAPREDARPVLDRAVANCRAHGGDWETGVILMFRAHMVVDSPGGMPGIDSDLAELRVLSRRVGDRWLRAQVCSAAGEAAMARGRFEEAKGEYEEALRLAHEVGAHTETPFLLARLAEIAYRAGDRTTALATLDEASAAAERYAVADSRAFVLLQLALMALDDKDIDRARDLYEEARDAVGRATPPPQFRVMLLSVDAMVSAAVSGPGTALPKLAEALRTAVETRCSDAMKAALADGTADLMSRLGDHARAARLLAAATRWRDGLPRPMPEGTVAERAEADARAALGDERYTAECAKGSALAPDDVLGEVDEALRTHSADTAAS
- a CDS encoding ATP-binding SpoIIE family protein phosphatase; amino-acid sequence: MNFTRWSARLPGTQRRAAARTDHPVTPDRLGEGAVPAARAEQLTDEAPHVPAVDELPVREVLDRVPALVALVHGTDHRLAYVNDAYVTAFGVREPGAPAREALPELDEIGLLPLLDQVLRSGKARTVKSRKAPDGHSYTFTCTPVTEGDTGGVLVFATDVTDHAEAAERLRASERRQRETAVTLQRSLLPQVLEEPDDLRIAATYQPGGTEAAVGGDWYDVITLGGGRTALVIGDVMGRGVRAAAVMGQLRTAVRAYARLDLPPHEILQLLDGLAAEIDANQIATCVYAIHDPNEGRLVYASAGHLPILVRDESGAVLRADEPTGPPLGTGGWMHASGSIPLGPGSTAVLYTDGLVERRDEDLDEGIASLERALSGATGTPQVVCDRLVRSAGVTADHDDDVAVLVLQHPARTGPDSDLFRNAALELLGGIEAAPRARAFASGVLTSWRFPAELHDLGVLAASELVANSLQHGTPPMRLRLRRTDRRLIIEVTDGDDHLPRRRRAEPGDESGRGIAIVATIASNWGSRRTPGGGKAVWCEFVLPKG